AGCACACGGGCAGCATCTCGTACGGCTGAGCGCCCTCTATAAGTAATCACTTCGCACACCATAGCAGCATGCAATCGTCCATATTTTTGGTAGACGTATTGCAGTACTTTTTCGCGCTCCTGGTGAGCTATATCAAGATCGATATCAGGAGGCTCGCTGCGCCCCTCAGATAAAAACCGCTCAAACAAAAGATCCATAGCAATAGGATCGACTGCTGTAATTTTGAGGCAATAACAAATAGCCGAGTTAGCAGCGGAGCCGCGCCCCTGCACAGCAATGCCATTTACTCTAGCAAAGCGCACAATATCCCACATAATGAGAAAGTACGGCGCCAGTTTGAGACCATTGATCATTTTTAGCTCATGATCTAATTGATCTCTTTGTCTCTGGTTTAGCTCACCGTATCTATCAATCGCTCCATCGTCCACAAGAAAAGACAATAGCTCACTATAAGTGTAGCCGCTGGCGACTAGCCCCTCACCGCTGTCAATCATGACCATATCGCTTAAGTGATTGCGATCGGTTGTACTGTTATCAGGACGACTGCGGCTTGAAGCATTAGCACTAATCGAAGCACCGGCACTGCCCGAAGCATTAGCACCAGCCACAATATTATTTATACCAATAGCTATCGCTGCCTCTTTTGCCAGTACAAAAGCAGGCAGGGGCGGGTCTAGCCAGCCCAATCTAAAGCGGCACTGGTCAGCTATCTTGATAGTGTTTTTGATACCAGTGAGATTACTCTGCCAGAGCTGAGCCATCTCCTGAGGGCCCTTGAGATACCAGCTGCCATTAGGCTTGAGTCTGCGACCGGCCTGACTGAGTGTGCACTGGTGCTTAAGACAGACCAGTACATCATAGACGAGACGCTTATCGGCGCCAGCATAACGGACGTCATTGGTGACCACCCAGGGTACACCAGTGGACTCAGACATCTCAATCAGCGCCCGTGCCACCACCATCTCCTGGGCAATGTGGTGATTATTTACCTCCAGATAATATCTATCGCCAAAGACAGTGCGAAATTTTTTGAGATGCTTCACAGCCAGACTGTGATCACCGCCATAGAGCGCGCGTGCAATAGCACCATGCTCAGAGCCCGAAAGGGCAATCAACCCCTCAGTATGAGCAAAGAGATCGGCGTAGCTGACCCTGGGACTACCCCGCTCTCCGATAGCACGAGAGCGCGTAATCATCTCCGAAATATTTTTATAGCCCTTAAGGTCCATGGCCAAAAGAACTATTTGCGAATCATCCTCCAAAATAAGCTCAGCGCCAACTATGCCATCGAGTTTTTGCTCGCGGGCTGCCTGGGCAAAGCGAGGGATACCACCTAAATCCAGTGTGTCTGTCAGTGCCAGAGCCGCCAGCCCCAGCTCGCATGCCCTGTCTACAAGCTCTTCCGGCAGGCTTGCGCCATCAAGAAAAGAAAAAGCAGAATGACAATGCAGCTCGGCATAACAGACGGACATATCAATCGAATACGCCCTCCACAAGCCAGCTACGCTCTTCGTGATCGTAGACGAGCAGTACAGTCATATAAGCTGGCAAAATTGTTTTTACTTTGCGCTGTTGCTTGCGAAACTCATCGAGAGAACGGCCAGCAATGAAGCTCTCCCTCCTCTCTATCAAGGCAACATAATAAGATTTGCGCACAGGAGTCTCCCACCACATCCCGGAAATGCGCTCAGGCACAGTAATACGACTAACGTGATACCAGTTGCCTTTGTATGTAATAGCATCGGGCATAGGCTCAATACCACTACCATCCTCGGTAAGTTGTACAAAAACCGGCATTGCCGGTACGTGTCGCTTAAGTACCAGTCCTGGCATTAAGCTATCCTTTCTAGGGGCATTTGAGCCCAGATATTGATCTACATAGTTGTAATCCACCACGAGGGGACTACGCGTCGCACCAAAAACAGGCTGCCACAACCCGGCAGTCTCCGGTAAATACTGATCATTGGCCAGGGGGCGCACCAGAACATTTTCACCGAGTCTTGTGGTTAGCCTTTGCATCAAAAGAGTGATTGATTCACTCTCTGTAAACTTGTCTTCTACCACCTCCTTTTGACCGACTTTGACTGCTAATTGTTCAAAAGACTCTTTGCTAAAGCGCGTAGCTATAATCTGGACAGCTGTGTATTCACGGATAAGCGGTCTGGATTCGAGAGAGAGTCTTAATACATCGAGTAAAAATTTGCTGTTACTGGAGGAGCGCAAAAGCTTGATCAGGCGCTCATCAAAAAGCTCATCGTTATTAGAGAAGCGAGCAGTAAGCTCATCGGCGACGAAACCATCTTGCCTTAAGTCGCTGGTAAGACGCTCGAGCATACTTTTTAAGACAAAAAGTGTTTCTTTGAGGGACTCCATAGAGGAGCCAATGTCCATAGTGCATTGAAATACTCGCTCCTCAGAAGGTAAAGTGGGACAGGTAGGATCAAGACCTAAAGCCAGATCATAAGCATTTAAAAGGTCGGCTTCAAAGCGACCGATATAAGATGATCGGGGCAGTGCCACCATCTGTTTGATTGTCCTCACACCAAGAGCAAGAAGATTAGTCCTGGTACTCTCTGATAGAGGCAAAATATCAATCGATAGTGGTGCTAAAAAATGAGCATCGCGTCCACTGGGGACAATATGCCAGCGGCCTTTACTGGTAGCACTGGCTACCCTTGCGGCAAAAGCGCTACTAGCGACGCCAACACGGCCGTCAACAAAACCATGGCGGCTAGCCAGCCTAAGTAAATCTCGGCAAAGCTTGCCTTCGCCGCCCAGTCTACCAAGTCCCTCAGCATCGAGGAAGAAGATGCCAGGCTCGCCACAGCTGACCCGCGGGGAAAGCGCAATGAGCTCGCTTGCCAATTTCTTCTGCGCATTCTTGTATAGCTTGTCATCATACTTTCTCCACGTAAGTTGGGAACAAATTGCTCGTGCTTCAGTAAAGGTCATAGCCGCGCAAACATCCGCCTTGCTCGCCTCCGGTGAGCAAAGAACTATTTTGCATCTGCCAATATTTGCGTCCTTAAGATCGGTGTTTATGGCAAGCAGGACGAAAGGCTTACCCTTAAGATCATCTCTTTTTTGGTGTACGACGATCGGGAACCGGGGTATGCGTAAACAGGCGATTCGGTACATAGGGGGACACAGTCACCTCCAGGCTTTTAGATAATCCATCTTTTGAAAGAGCACCACGTATGGTAGGCACAATAGCGGCTGGTCCATTTATCCCAGCTACAACCTTAATCGGTGCGATGAAGCCAAAATCCATACGTGCACTTGCTCCCCAAGAGTGAGAGGAAGTGGAGTCATCATCTTTAAGCACTATAAGCGAAGTATTGGATCGCTCCAGTGATCGCTTTAATCTTGCATAGATGTTGCTAGTGATGACTCCTCTATCCGCCAGGTCAATGATGACCACATCAAAAACGCGAGAACGAATCAACTGCTCGCATCCCCAAAGTGCATTTTTTAGATAGTCATATTGATTTAAAGCAGGTTGGACATTATCTGAAGAAGCTCTGTTAAAAGGGTAATTACAGGCATCTCCACTGCGCAAAACCCAGAAACGTCCACTATCCTTACGACCAATCTCGGACCAATCTGAGGCAAGCAGTCTGTCGAATGTATCTACATAAATAATATTCAGACCAGCTTGACACCAGTTAGCACAAATCGTGCGAAGTACAGTAGTTTTGCCAGATGATGCACCACCAACCCACTCGGTGATCTGTCGCCTTACAAGACCGGCAGATAGCGTTAAGTCAATCTGCTCGATACCGGTTTTGAGAGTCCTGGCGCTTTCTCCTGCAGAAAGCCATTTGCCAGGAAATAACTGTTCCAGCTCTTGTTTTAAATTGGCGACAGCAACTTGGACCATAGGGTTGCTATAGTCTCCTTTCTATTTGGTTTGTCCCGATGCAAGAATTAAACCATACAGCCGTATGGTAGTCAACCTTTTTCTTACACCAATTTGCTATTCAATAAATATAGATTTGATATCCCCGCACATCCACACATAAGATGTAGCAGGCGCATCATCTAAGAAATTTTGGGCCAATTCCTCATAAGAAGCACACTTAAAGAATAGACCCCATTAGCCCTTTAACCTTACCGATTAACAGTAAAAGCCCCCTTACCAAAAACCATAAGAGCAAAAGACAATACATATAGATAGAGAGGATGCAAAATGCACATAGACAAACTAGCAAAAGACACATCTATAGGATTTAAATCAGTCTTGTCTGGCGCTTTATACACCGTACTCTGTACTAGCTTGTACACCGGTCTCTTTGCCTGTCTACTGGCCAGTGCTACCGGTCTATCTGTCCCAGCCTATGCTGCAAAAGAAAGTGACACCATGCAAGTCAATCATCAAAAATGGCTGAGCGACCGTATCGACGAAGCTCACAAAATCAAACCAGCAATGACTGAGGCAGACTTACTCAAAGTCTTTGATATGGAAGGCGGCTTACAATCCAAACCAGCCAGTCGCTATGTGCTCAAAAGCTGTCCTATGATCAAAATCAATGTCACATTTAAAACTGTCAAAAATGAGTTGGTGATTGCAACCATCTCGCCCATCTATATAGACCATGTCATCACTGATTAAGGCAAGCAACTGTCAAATACACTATCACTGTCACACACCATCACTGTGACATTCTGCCACCACCACAGATAACCAATACAGTCAGCCACTAACCAGGCAGTGTAAAGACCATTTTGGTGCCGCGACCAGGCTCACTTTCGGCCCAGATTTTGCCACCATGTAAATTGACTATGGCGCGGCAAATAGTAAGCCCCAAGCCAGATCCGCCTTTACCTTTATTTTCGGGAGAGGTCACCTGGGCAAAGCGTTCAAAAATAGTCTCCAGTTTATCAGCAGCAATTCCTGGGCCTTGATCTGTCACGCTTATCTCCACACTGCTACCGCGACGAGCAGCAGATAGGACAATGAGACTATCTGGCGGCGAAAACTTAATAGCATTTGATACCAGATTAAAGATGACCCTCGATAGTTTTTCTCTATCGGCCATGACACCCTGACCGGTGGCATGGATTTTTAGTCGGATTTTGTTTTCGGCCATCCAGTCAGCTAGATTGAGTCTTACTTCTTCAAAAATATCAGCCATTTTGACCGGCTCTTTTTGCAACACCATAGAGCCAGCGCGAATTTTTTCTATATCAAGCAAGTCATTTATAAGTGTCATCATGCGAGTGCCATTGCGCTCGGCCACTTTGACCAACTCTTCACCACGACTATTGAGGGCACCCAGGCGTCCTGCTTCAAGCATTTCAAAACAAGCTTGTATGGTGGTAAGAGGAGAGCGCAGGTCGTGAGTCAGCATCGCCACAAGCTCTTGCTTGGCGGCTTCTATTTCTTTGCGCTCGCTGATATCGTGCACGATACAAAACAAAGATCTATCTTCAGGAGACCACTGCCCACTCCAGATTGTGGTCACCTTTTTGCCGTCACTGCGGCAGATTTCTAGCTCGATTTCTTCTAATGGCCGCTTTACTTTGGCATTTTGATACCATTCAAGCGCCTTTTCTCTATCTCGTTCGGCAATATATTCGATAAAACGCGAAGCCAGCATGGAGCCAGGGGCGCAGGCAAATAGTCTCTCTCCAGCTGGATTTACAAGCTGGAAGCTG
This genomic stretch from Candidatus Obscuribacter sp. harbors:
- a CDS encoding DNA polymerase Y family protein, translating into MYRIACLRIPRFPIVVHQKRDDLKGKPFVLLAINTDLKDANIGRCKIVLCSPEASKADVCAAMTFTEARAICSQLTWRKYDDKLYKNAQKKLASELIALSPRVSCGEPGIFFLDAEGLGRLGGEGKLCRDLLRLASRHGFVDGRVGVASSAFAARVASATSKGRWHIVPSGRDAHFLAPLSIDILPLSESTRTNLLALGVRTIKQMVALPRSSYIGRFEADLLNAYDLALGLDPTCPTLPSEERVFQCTMDIGSSMESLKETLFVLKSMLERLTSDLRQDGFVADELTARFSNNDELFDERLIKLLRSSSNSKFLLDVLRLSLESRPLIREYTAVQIIATRFSKESFEQLAVKVGQKEVVEDKFTESESITLLMQRLTTRLGENVLVRPLANDQYLPETAGLWQPVFGATRSPLVVDYNYVDQYLGSNAPRKDSLMPGLVLKRHVPAMPVFVQLTEDGSGIEPMPDAITYKGNWYHVSRITVPERISGMWWETPVRKSYYVALIERRESFIAGRSLDEFRKQQRKVKTILPAYMTVLLVYDHEERSWLVEGVFD
- a CDS encoding PAS domain S-box protein, with amino-acid sequence MKFKPKLSLTARAIILISMPLIFEVGSTVLLLDLQRQAEVEAEHALKARDLTDRINNLTHKMFEVWSIVDSTNRKAWLSPEFLNGDYKGPLRELREEYAAIYKIALDEKDLNLQAAVKDSVEALDQSEVILDRVCHDLRQGNTEELFSESKTVQRTLKRLYQKMVGQEFALVSQEQEKFLRSSPKRLREFRQETINIFLVALAGNILFSIILAVFLVGRVTSRLEYLSSEMRKLGSGQPLAPPLSGSDEIAGLSNTLSALSIELERYLRKEGALVSKARDTICAIDDKGSFQLVNPAGERLFACAPGSMLASRFIEYIAERDREKALEWYQNAKVKRPLEEIELEICRSDGKKVTTIWSGQWSPEDRSLFCIVHDISERKEIEAAKQELVAMLTHDLRSPLTTIQACFEMLEAGRLGALNSRGEELVKVAERNGTRMMTLINDLLDIEKIRAGSMVLQKEPVKMADIFEEVRLNLADWMAENKIRLKIHATGQGVMADREKLSRVIFNLVSNAIKFSPPDSLIVLSAARRGSSVEISVTDQGPGIAADKLETIFERFAQVTSPENKGKGGSGLGLTICRAIVNLHGGKIWAESEPGRGTKMVFTLPG